In the Opitutaceae bacterium genome, one interval contains:
- a CDS encoding glycosyltransferase family 4 protein: protein MKIAFVSQPFDNMTPPVRGGSLSMWIYYMARICARRGHEVTVFGNHGSRLHSKKCRHDGVEYVFTRTLVDSGVNRLGRIAENALRAIGMKRGTNLSTNAGWHHWGYAREVARHIRNAKCDVVHIMGYSQFVPVIRRAYPDVRIALHMQCEWLTQFPRKVIEPRLRQVDLIIGCSEYITRLVADGFPEFADKCVTVPNSADVIPEGSAAVPAGEKVLFVGRISPEKGIHDLITAFHLVLERFPEASLHLVGAAGSAPIEYLVGLSDVPYVKDLSRFYERPPLANGKDPYLVTLEELAGPELGRRITFEGRADHDKISDHYRNAAVLVNPSLSESFGISLVEAMMLKKPVVATRVGGMAHTVIPGETGLLVDPANPNALAEAICKVLEDPALARQMGEAGRKRAVGHFSWERSADLLLEVYRARPCHSEA from the coding sequence ATGAAGATCGCGTTCGTCTCCCAGCCATTTGACAACATGACTCCGCCCGTCCGAGGCGGTTCGTTGTCCATGTGGATCTATTACATGGCCCGCATCTGTGCGCGGCGAGGGCATGAAGTCACCGTATTCGGGAACCACGGCAGCAGACTCCATTCGAAGAAATGCCGCCACGATGGAGTGGAGTATGTCTTCACCCGAACCCTGGTCGATTCGGGAGTGAATCGACTAGGGCGGATCGCGGAAAACGCGCTACGTGCTATCGGCATGAAGCGGGGGACAAATCTTTCGACCAACGCGGGCTGGCATCATTGGGGTTACGCCCGGGAGGTAGCGCGCCACATTCGAAACGCGAAATGCGACGTCGTCCACATCATGGGCTACTCCCAGTTCGTCCCCGTCATCCGGCGTGCCTACCCCGACGTCAGGATCGCCCTGCATATGCAATGCGAGTGGTTGACCCAGTTTCCTCGCAAAGTGATTGAGCCACGTCTGCGCCAGGTGGACCTGATCATCGGATGCAGCGAGTACATCACCCGGTTGGTCGCCGACGGGTTTCCCGAGTTCGCAGACAAGTGTGTCACCGTACCCAATTCGGCCGATGTCATCCCCGAGGGATCCGCCGCCGTGCCGGCAGGGGAAAAAGTCCTGTTTGTCGGCCGGATCTCTCCCGAAAAGGGAATCCACGACCTGATAACCGCTTTTCACCTTGTCCTCGAGCGATTTCCGGAAGCAAGTCTCCATCTGGTCGGTGCCGCCGGTTCCGCACCCATCGAATACCTGGTAGGCCTGAGCGACGTGCCCTACGTCAAGGATCTCAGCCGCTTCTACGAGCGGCCGCCACTTGCGAACGGAAAGGATCCCTATCTAGTAACCCTCGAGGAACTAGCGGGACCCGAACTCGGCCGTCGAATTACCTTCGAGGGTCGTGCTGACCATGACAAGATTTCAGACCATTACCGGAATGCCGCAGTACTCGTCAATCCATCGCTAAGCGAGTCTTTCGGCATCAGTCTGGTAGAGGCCATGATGCTAAAGAAACCGGTTGTGGCCACCCGGGTCGGCGGAATGGCCCATACTGTGATTCCCGGCGAGACCGGTCTTCTTGTCGATCCGGCCAACCCGAACGCGCTGGCCGAGGCCATCTGCAAGGTGCTTGAGGACCCTGCACTTGCGCGACAGATGGGGGAAGCAGGCCGGAAACGAGCCGTTGGGCATTTCTCCTGGGAGCGATCGGCGGACCTCCTTCTTGAGGTTTACCGTGCCAGACCTTGTCACTCGGAGGCATAA
- the rfbF gene encoding glucose-1-phosphate cytidylyltransferase, which yields MKVAILAGGVGSRLSEETQIKPKPMVEIGSRPILWHILKHYAHYGFNDFVIALGYKGEVIKKYFVDYCSLESNLTVKLGSGSVIPHGNDSPEWNVELIDTGNATLTGGRIKRLQPFIGNEPFMLTWGDGVSNIDLGKLLEFHRSHGKLATVTAVRPPARFGHMTFDGDTVLEFSEKPQASEGWINGAFFVLQPEIFDYIEGDATQWEHEPMVRLAKERQLMAYRHDDFWQCMDTLRDKVLLESLWQKGNAPWKTWSD from the coding sequence ATGAAAGTTGCCATCCTCGCAGGCGGCGTCGGAAGCCGCCTCTCTGAAGAAACCCAGATCAAACCAAAGCCGATGGTCGAGATCGGCTCCCGGCCGATTCTCTGGCATATCCTGAAGCACTATGCCCACTACGGGTTCAACGATTTCGTGATCGCACTCGGGTATAAGGGCGAGGTGATCAAGAAGTACTTCGTCGACTACTGTTCACTTGAGAGCAACCTGACGGTGAAGCTCGGATCGGGCTCGGTCATCCCTCACGGTAACGACAGTCCGGAATGGAATGTCGAATTGATCGACACCGGGAATGCCACCCTGACCGGCGGAAGGATAAAGCGCCTTCAGCCCTTCATCGGGAATGAACCATTCATGCTGACCTGGGGAGACGGCGTCTCAAACATCGACCTCGGCAAGCTCCTCGAATTCCATCGTTCCCATGGAAAACTCGCCACCGTCACGGCCGTGCGCCCGCCGGCCCGTTTCGGTCATATGACCTTTGATGGGGACACGGTGCTGGAATTCTCAGAGAAGCCTCAAGCGTCCGAAGGCTGGATCAACGGTGCCTTCTTCGTTCTGCAGCCGGAGATTTTCGACTACATCGAGGGTGATGCGACTCAATGGGAGCATGAACCCATGGTCCGTCTCGCCAAGGAACGTCAACTGATGGCTTACCGGCATGACGACTTCTGGCAATGCATGGACACCCTGCGGGACAAGGTCCTTCTCGAATCCCTCTGGCAGAAAGGCAACGCCCCCTGGAAGACGTGGAGTGACTGA
- a CDS encoding GDP-mannose 4,6-dehydratase: protein MATHLITGGAGFIGSHLADYLLDRGEKVIVIDNLSTGRYDNIQHLEGRSGFQVFIEDIRHASLIDELIRQSDRIYHLAASVGVRLIIERPTESLINNIVSTERVLASASRYRKTVLVASTSEVYGKSTKEAFAEGDDTVMGSTDKARWGYANSKATDEFLAMAYYQETRLPVTIARLFNTVGPRQTGQYGMVIPNFVSQALRGTPITVYGDGTQSRCFCHVKDVVPALVELITRPITYGKVFNVGSNREVSMGDLANLVVSMTHSDSEVRLVPYAEAYPSGFEDMQRRKPDISRINKLIGFQPSRSLENIIEDVIADQKARLVESESSSGSSSA, encoded by the coding sequence ATGGCAACACACCTCATAACAGGCGGCGCAGGCTTCATCGGCTCACATCTCGCTGACTATCTCCTCGATCGCGGGGAGAAGGTCATCGTGATCGACAACCTGAGCACAGGTCGGTACGACAATATCCAACACCTCGAAGGCCGCAGCGGATTCCAGGTCTTCATCGAGGATATACGTCACGCGTCCCTCATAGACGAACTCATCCGCCAGAGCGATCGGATCTATCACCTTGCCGCCTCCGTCGGCGTGAGACTGATTATCGAGAGGCCGACCGAATCGCTGATCAACAATATCGTCAGCACTGAGCGCGTCCTGGCGAGCGCCTCACGCTACCGGAAGACCGTCCTGGTGGCCTCCACTTCCGAGGTCTACGGCAAGAGCACGAAGGAGGCCTTTGCCGAGGGTGACGACACGGTCATGGGATCCACCGACAAGGCGCGGTGGGGTTACGCCAACTCCAAGGCCACAGATGAATTCCTGGCCATGGCCTACTACCAGGAAACCCGGTTGCCGGTCACCATCGCCCGGCTCTTCAACACGGTGGGTCCCAGGCAGACCGGGCAATACGGCATGGTCATACCCAATTTCGTCTCACAAGCTCTTCGAGGAACTCCAATTACCGTTTACGGTGACGGCACTCAATCGCGTTGTTTCTGCCACGTGAAGGATGTGGTCCCGGCTCTCGTTGAACTGATCACTCGCCCCATAACCTACGGGAAAGTCTTCAACGTCGGCTCGAACCGCGAGGTCAGCATGGGCGATCTCGCGAATCTCGTTGTCTCAATGACCCACTCCGATTCAGAAGTCCGCTTGGTCCCCTACGCAGAGGCCTATCCTTCCGGATTCGAGGATATGCAACGGCGCAAGCCGGATATAAGCCGGATCAACAAGCTTATCGGGTTCCAACCGAGCCGCAGCCTGGAGAATATTATTGAAGACGTGATCGCCGACCAGAAGGCACGCCTCGTTGAATCGGAGAGTTCCTCCGGATCAAGCAGCGCCTGA
- a CDS encoding PIG-L family deacetylase: protein MTRCPGPDEKATIFAPHQDDETLGCGGTILQKSALGTPVHLVFMTDGSTSHSRFISQDELRVLREKEALNAAGILGLHSRQVDFLRFPDGRLGHHHEDAVTEVRKRLLAHRPAEIFVPYRFDGTTDHEATYAIVTEALCDIDYGVTLFEYPIWFWNQWPWVSLPLRLSRELPKEVARSMRFGLGLTSFRHFSTGTDISKHLEGKRAALAAHRSQMERLQNEPNWPILSDVSNGQFLECLLDDCEVFRVTHIPAHSDPA from the coding sequence ATGACTCGCTGTCCAGGTCCGGATGAGAAAGCAACTATTTTTGCACCCCATCAGGATGACGAGACTCTCGGGTGCGGAGGCACAATTCTCCAAAAATCCGCCCTGGGAACCCCAGTTCATCTGGTCTTCATGACCGACGGCAGCACATCCCACAGCAGGTTTATCAGCCAGGATGAGCTTCGCGTCCTGCGGGAAAAAGAAGCACTCAACGCGGCCGGGATTCTCGGGCTTCACTCGCGACAGGTCGACTTCCTGAGGTTTCCGGACGGCCGACTTGGTCACCACCACGAGGACGCCGTGACGGAAGTCAGGAAGAGACTGCTCGCTCACCGCCCCGCCGAGATCTTCGTCCCCTACCGATTCGATGGCACCACGGATCACGAAGCTACCTACGCGATCGTGACCGAGGCACTCTGTGACATCGACTACGGTGTCACCCTGTTCGAATACCCGATCTGGTTCTGGAATCAATGGCCGTGGGTTTCCCTTCCACTCCGCCTCTCTCGGGAGCTCCCGAAAGAGGTGGCCCGTTCCATGAGGTTTGGACTGGGATTGACCTCATTCCGCCACTTCTCAACCGGCACCGACATCAGCAAACATCTGGAGGGGAAACGCGCTGCTCTGGCAGCACACCGATCCCAGATGGAACGATTGCAGAACGAACCCAACTGGCCCATTCTCTCGGATGTCTCCAATGGCCAATTCCTTGAATGCCTGCTCGATGACTGCGAAGTGTTCCGCGTCACGCATATTCCGGCGCACTCAGATCCGGCATGA
- a CDS encoding VCBS repeat-containing protein gives MLALLSGGCPPKTDEVPFLKHWVIDPNPNTGRECCSDILALGDINGDGNLDIVLGAEQATDPGLVWYEFPSWEKHPVAKGEFTTDGEVADMDGDGDLDIAIGTLTGQNGEIRWYENTGHPESDAWPLHVIGAAYAHDLDVADLDGDGDMDVISCDKNAVVAWYNHDGSYVEKTLLRRPGEGLAKGDIDGDGDPDIVYGGTWLENPGPDSEAQWSEHDLAPDWPAETRVALDDFNNDGRVDVVLSVSEGEGPLSWFENPEEPKGGRWIEHPVSEGILTGAHSLQTADFDLDGDIDILTAEMHTSRDRRVILYLNEGDHFSPHVLSAEGSHNMQIGDIDRDGDTDIVGKNYGGIGRSVEMWENLASPKDAWTYIPVDQNRPKSEQGKMGLCFADANRDGFSDILAGGFLYLNPAGVLANPWTRTALPGSPDCYVSLDINDNGRTDILASDGPNIVWLEAPADNVGPWTSTAVASIPEGRTQGYLLANLTENPRPQFVFSRGEHLFCLEIPAAPGTEPWPLHLLSTATSEEAIAAGDIDHDGDLDLAASLADGEHLVWLENPGTLGTTWETHPIGSGKPWVDRIGLADFDSDGRLDLVVTEERQDGAIMADLTLFHGPGNPKLDVWDRTIIARHRSLNSMDLADFNGDGAVDIAVAEHTDLRESKGAVDNLTLVYLNDRESRSWIPTVVERGPHSSHLGARTVDLDNDGHPEIVSIGWNQFRFLHLWAQIPATTAAR, from the coding sequence ATGTTGGCTCTCCTGTCAGGAGGTTGCCCTCCCAAGACTGATGAGGTCCCGTTTCTCAAGCATTGGGTGATTGATCCCAATCCGAATACCGGGAGAGAGTGCTGCTCGGATATCCTTGCCCTGGGCGACATCAATGGGGATGGGAATCTGGATATCGTTCTCGGCGCCGAGCAGGCCACCGACCCGGGGCTCGTCTGGTACGAATTCCCTTCGTGGGAAAAACATCCGGTCGCCAAAGGTGAGTTCACCACAGATGGAGAAGTCGCAGACATGGACGGAGATGGGGATCTGGACATCGCCATCGGAACGCTGACCGGCCAGAACGGTGAGATCCGCTGGTATGAAAACACCGGTCATCCCGAATCCGATGCCTGGCCACTTCATGTGATCGGAGCCGCTTACGCTCATGACCTGGACGTCGCTGATCTCGATGGAGACGGCGATATGGACGTCATCTCCTGTGACAAGAATGCAGTGGTCGCTTGGTACAATCACGATGGATCGTATGTCGAAAAGACACTCTTAAGGCGACCCGGAGAAGGCCTCGCGAAAGGTGATATCGACGGGGACGGCGATCCGGATATCGTCTATGGCGGGACCTGGCTGGAGAACCCAGGTCCAGATAGCGAAGCACAGTGGTCCGAGCACGATCTCGCTCCCGATTGGCCTGCGGAAACCCGCGTCGCACTGGATGACTTCAATAACGACGGTCGGGTGGATGTGGTTCTCTCCGTTTCCGAAGGCGAAGGCCCCCTATCCTGGTTTGAGAACCCGGAAGAGCCCAAAGGCGGTCGCTGGATCGAGCACCCTGTTTCCGAGGGCATCCTCACAGGCGCTCACTCGCTCCAGACGGCGGATTTCGACCTGGACGGTGACATCGATATTCTGACCGCCGAGATGCACACCTCCCGAGATCGTCGGGTCATCCTCTACCTGAATGAAGGAGACCACTTCTCCCCTCATGTTCTATCCGCGGAGGGCTCCCACAATATGCAGATCGGTGACATCGACCGCGACGGCGATACCGACATCGTGGGCAAGAATTACGGTGGGATCGGCCGATCGGTTGAAATGTGGGAAAACCTCGCGAGTCCGAAAGATGCGTGGACCTACATACCGGTCGATCAGAACCGGCCAAAGTCCGAGCAGGGCAAAATGGGACTCTGTTTTGCGGATGCCAATCGGGACGGCTTCTCCGACATACTCGCAGGTGGATTTCTCTACCTCAACCCGGCCGGAGTCCTCGCCAATCCGTGGACGAGAACCGCCCTCCCGGGTTCTCCGGACTGCTATGTCTCCCTCGACATCAACGACAATGGCCGGACGGATATCCTGGCATCAGACGGCCCGAACATCGTCTGGCTCGAAGCGCCTGCCGACAACGTGGGGCCCTGGACATCCACCGCGGTCGCGTCGATTCCTGAAGGAAGAACTCAGGGATACCTTCTTGCCAATCTGACGGAGAACCCAAGGCCTCAGTTTGTATTCTCCCGTGGCGAGCACCTCTTTTGCCTCGAGATTCCTGCCGCTCCCGGAACAGAGCCCTGGCCCCTTCACTTGCTTTCAACCGCGACATCCGAGGAGGCAATCGCGGCTGGCGACATCGATCATGATGGAGACCTGGACTTGGCAGCGTCGCTCGCCGACGGCGAACATCTCGTCTGGCTGGAAAACCCAGGGACTCTGGGCACCACATGGGAGACACATCCCATCGGATCCGGTAAGCCATGGGTCGATCGGATCGGCCTCGCCGATTTCGACAGCGACGGTCGACTCGATCTCGTCGTCACCGAGGAAAGACAGGATGGGGCCATCATGGCGGATCTGACCCTGTTTCACGGTCCCGGGAATCCAAAGCTGGACGTGTGGGATCGCACCATCATTGCCCGCCACCGTTCTCTGAACAGCATGGATCTGGCCGATTTCAATGGCGATGGGGCCGTCGACATCGCCGTGGCCGAACACACCGATCTTCGCGAGAGCAAGGGAGCCGTCGATAATCTGACTCTGGTCTACCTGAACGACCGCGAATCCCGATCGTGGATACCCACAGTTGTCGAACGCGGCCCCCACAGCAGTCACCTGGGGGCACGGACCGTGGATCTGGACAATGACGGTCATCCGGAGATCGTTTCCATCGGCTGGAACCAATTCCGTTTTCTTCACCTTTGGGCCCAGATTCCGGCGACAACCGCCGCCCGATAG
- a CDS encoding VanZ family protein, translated as MSSLAPPPRNSPSTQTATRFALVVIAIGVLVYSLSPFEPSLVVAEFPDRLREAFNPQAPDLGLKLVGHFFAFLMLGTAIELAFGPRLREIRILPLICLVALGCLIVETLQFIQSDRHARVVDLICNITAVSGAILLLGRLDATKPVRLALVRVLTQRMDLWMAGLFTIGFVAWISAGLYPAFFLQTKSWDSGMEFCLVNETDGSRPWLGNLAFVGLYDRSLSKSAVEDLNEAASPEDRDAARIRLGLALGYSFDESPSGQILPSGTIASPDFAIPLPDEYISTTSNPSALVIDEPISLRPDHPVGPLAERLIESGAFSIEVGIKAMDTLQTGPARIVTWSDGPYRRNFTLAQDGADLEFRVRNGVNGENGLVHALRIRGAVDASPQRFFATYDHGVSTIRDQTGRSLSSVDLREPFVYLGLGANEGGRIAGALLLVCLVGLPLSLLLHRQPPVSRHAIALSTVMIIGSLPFLATCLQVGGPLHLNLLFWNLVACCTAYPLLLGFVSSGQERAASEATGIR; from the coding sequence ATGAGTTCACTCGCTCCGCCCCCAAGGAACTCCCCGTCGACTCAGACAGCCACCCGTTTCGCTCTTGTTGTCATCGCAATCGGTGTTCTGGTCTATTCGCTCTCACCGTTTGAGCCGTCTCTTGTCGTCGCTGAATTCCCGGACAGACTGAGAGAAGCGTTCAACCCGCAGGCACCCGATCTGGGATTGAAACTCGTTGGACATTTTTTCGCGTTCCTGATGCTCGGAACAGCGATCGAACTCGCATTCGGCCCACGACTCCGCGAGATCCGCATCCTCCCGTTGATTTGCCTGGTCGCCTTGGGATGCCTGATCGTGGAAACCCTCCAATTCATCCAATCCGATCGACACGCCCGGGTTGTCGACCTGATCTGCAACATCACTGCGGTGAGTGGAGCCATCCTGCTTCTCGGGCGTCTCGATGCGACAAAGCCGGTGCGTCTGGCCCTCGTTCGTGTGCTCACTCAAAGGATGGACCTTTGGATGGCGGGATTGTTCACCATCGGGTTCGTTGCCTGGATCTCAGCCGGTCTGTATCCGGCTTTCTTTCTCCAGACCAAATCTTGGGACTCGGGAATGGAGTTCTGTCTCGTCAATGAAACGGACGGATCACGACCGTGGCTGGGAAATCTCGCCTTCGTCGGTCTCTATGATCGAAGCCTTTCCAAGTCCGCTGTTGAAGACCTTAACGAGGCTGCGTCCCCTGAAGACCGGGATGCCGCCCGCATCCGCCTCGGGCTCGCCTTGGGCTACTCGTTTGACGAGTCTCCCTCCGGCCAGATTCTGCCCTCAGGAACAATCGCCTCACCGGACTTCGCCATCCCATTACCTGATGAGTACATTTCTACCACGAGCAACCCGTCCGCACTGGTGATCGATGAGCCCATATCCCTGAGACCAGACCATCCAGTCGGCCCTCTGGCCGAACGTCTGATCGAATCGGGTGCGTTCAGCATCGAGGTAGGGATAAAGGCAATGGATACCCTTCAAACCGGCCCCGCCCGCATCGTGACTTGGTCGGACGGCCCGTATCGGAGAAACTTCACCCTGGCACAGGATGGCGCAGACCTTGAGTTCCGGGTCCGAAACGGGGTCAACGGTGAGAACGGCCTTGTCCATGCCCTGCGAATCCGGGGCGCAGTCGATGCGAGTCCACAGCGGTTTTTCGCCACCTATGATCACGGCGTCTCCACCATCCGCGACCAGACCGGACGGTCTCTCAGCTCTGTCGATCTGCGGGAGCCGTTCGTCTACCTTGGGCTGGGCGCCAACGAAGGAGGAAGGATCGCCGGGGCCCTGCTCCTCGTCTGCCTGGTCGGTCTGCCCCTGTCACTCCTTCTTCATCGCCAGCCGCCGGTCTCACGCCATGCCATCGCCCTGTCCACAGTTATGATAATCGGCTCGCTACCCTTTCTTGCCACCTGCCTGCAAGTCGGCGGACCGCTCCATCTCAATCTTCTGTTCTGGAACCTCGTAGCCTGCTGCACTGCTTACCCGCTACTTCTGGGATTTGTCTCGAGTGGGCAGGAAAGAGCGGCTTCTGAAGCCACCGGCATTCGGTGA